Proteins from a genomic interval of Paenibacillus sp. FSL R5-0623:
- the sigE gene encoding RNA polymerase sporulation sigma factor SigE — protein sequence MLVKWKLVAQLQYYRLLFLLGLKSEEIYYIGGSEALPPPLTREEEEFLLQKLSSGDSAIRAMLIERNLRLVVYIARKFENTGINIEDLVSIGAIGLIKAVNTFDPEKKIKLATYASRCIENEILMYLRRNSKIRTEVSFDEPLNIDWDGNELLLSDVLGTENDTIYRNIEEQVDRKLLHKALEKLTERERMIMELRFGLTDGEEKTQKDVADLLGISQSYISRLEKRIIKRLRKEFNKMV from the coding sequence ATGCTTGTGAAATGGAAACTGGTGGCGCAGCTGCAATATTACCGTCTGTTATTTTTGTTGGGGCTCAAGAGTGAAGAGATCTATTACATTGGGGGAAGTGAGGCACTTCCGCCGCCATTGACAAGGGAAGAGGAAGAATTTTTGCTGCAAAAATTATCCTCGGGAGACTCGGCCATTCGCGCGATGCTCATTGAGCGCAATCTGCGCCTGGTGGTGTACATTGCACGAAAGTTTGAAAACACAGGAATCAATATTGAAGATTTGGTCTCCATTGGAGCCATCGGATTGATCAAGGCAGTTAATACATTTGATCCGGAAAAGAAAATCAAACTGGCAACCTATGCTTCACGTTGTATCGAAAATGAAATTTTGATGTACCTGAGACGTAATAGTAAGATCCGAACTGAAGTTTCTTTTGATGAACCGCTCAACATTGATTGGGATGGAAATGAACTATTATTATCCGATGTACTGGGTACAGAAAACGATACAATCTATCGGAATATTGAAGAGCAGGTAGACCGGAAACTTTTGCACAAGGCGCTGGAAAAATTAACGGAGCGCGAACGAATGATTATGGAGCTTCGTTTTGGCCTGACGGATGGGGAAGAAAAGACACAAAAAGATGTAGCCGATCTCCTCGGAATCTCCCAATCCTACATCTCTCGACTCGAAAAAAGAATCATTAAAAGACTCCGCAAGGAGTTCAATAAAATGGTCTGA
- the spoIIGA gene encoding sigma-E processing peptidase SpoIIGA: MVVYVDLIFLTNLCIDGALIGMTAWMRKTKLIWWRWLLSAIVGALYVVMMFVPEFDFMFTFLIKFGFSLVMLTIAFGFKGLQAFARTLGTFYVINFVAAGGILGVHYMLQSSGELFNGIWFTASGGMSFDLKIAFWFTFIVFFAVLFLFKAVQSSKRKTDRMTTYLGKVEVCIDEVVISCTGLLDTGNQLTDPLSRMPVMVMEVSLWQDMLPASWKGRLKDEAPDNLILELDQESFQWQDRLRLVPYRGINKGTAFMLAMKPDRVKVTMEETCYETTRVLIGLDGGVLSSDGKYQAVIHPELVQDAASAQSTALSAGATEKPLNVV; this comes from the coding sequence TTGGTTGTTTATGTGGATCTGATTTTTTTGACAAACCTGTGTATTGACGGTGCACTCATCGGAATGACCGCCTGGATGCGCAAGACAAAGCTGATTTGGTGGCGGTGGTTGCTGTCAGCCATTGTGGGCGCATTATACGTGGTCATGATGTTTGTACCGGAGTTTGATTTTATGTTCACCTTTCTGATCAAGTTCGGGTTCTCGCTGGTCATGCTTACGATTGCTTTTGGTTTTAAAGGTCTGCAGGCTTTTGCGAGGACGCTCGGTACCTTCTATGTGATTAATTTTGTCGCTGCCGGAGGTATTCTGGGTGTGCATTACATGCTTCAGAGCTCCGGTGAGTTGTTTAACGGCATTTGGTTCACGGCTTCTGGCGGTATGTCATTTGATCTGAAAATTGCTTTCTGGTTCACGTTTATCGTATTTTTTGCTGTCCTGTTTTTATTCAAAGCTGTGCAGAGCTCAAAACGGAAAACAGATCGCATGACGACCTATTTGGGTAAAGTTGAGGTCTGCATCGATGAGGTAGTCATTTCTTGTACAGGCCTTCTGGATACGGGCAATCAACTTACAGATCCCTTATCGCGCATGCCGGTCATGGTGATGGAAGTTTCGTTATGGCAAGACATGTTACCTGCTTCATGGAAGGGTAGACTCAAGGACGAGGCGCCGGACAACCTTATTCTGGAGCTTGATCAGGAAAGTTTTCAGTGGCAGGATCGACTGCGGCTAGTGCCTTATCGGGGCATTAACAAAGGGACTGCGTTTATGCTGGCAATGAAGCCGGACCGGGTGAAGGTGACGATGGAGGAAACATGTTATGAGACGACAAGGGTACTTATTGGGCTGGATGGAGGTGTTTTGTCGTCGGATGGGAAATACCAGGCCGTGATTCATCCTGAACTTGTGCAAGACGCTGCTTCTGCGCAGTCTACGGCTCTCTCTGCGGGAGCAACAGAAAAGCCGCTGAATGTGGTATAG